Genomic DNA from Cloeon dipterum chromosome 3, ieCloDipt1.1, whole genome shotgun sequence:
TCTGGAAGTCGGCTGCCAGGTCCGTGTCTGGAGAGGATGGCGAGCTGAAGTGCTGCCACTCGTTTGAGTAAATGGCGTCGGCTGAGCGTGGCTCTGAAGACACGGACGAGTAATAGCGCTCAGAGCGAACGTGCGACGTGTCAAACGGATCTGGGGATGAGGACCGCTGCCCTTCAGATAAGGCTATACTCGACGCCCCATTAACCGGCTCCAAATTTGCATATGAACGGCCTCCAGCGTCCACATCATCttcaaaaaattcttaaataataattaaataattagaaaaatattgcattggAAAGcacgaatttttttttgtgtttcgcCTATTTTATCTCCTTCAAATCTTGGGTTCAAaaaccatcagaattacaaaaaccaAACACCGTTAGACTAGTCTCGACCTCCTCTGACAAGCTGAAAGGTTTGtgggggtgcttaccctccacccttTCAACGGGGAGGTACACTGAGgtttcaaagttttccaaaattgttcgGTGAAACCCGTAAATTGAATACTTTGGAGTAAACGTTTTAAAAACGCAATCTTCTATCAGAACGGAATCTTACCACCATTATTTGGTACATCTAAGGGCAGATCCATAATATCAGGGAGGGAGTTGAGCGGGACGGAAGAGTGGACTTGCGGCACCGGCGGAGGAGGCCTCAGGTCCTCGGACAGGTCGATGAGCACAGCGTCAGATCTTTGGTTTGGACCCTTGTTTGGTGTTTGCTGCGCTTTGGTAGGACTTCTGACGGCATCCGCAGATGACGTGGCATCGTTAAAACTCTCATTTTGGAACTTGTGGTAGCCGTACTGCTGCTTTTGTGCTTTTTGAGCTTTGAAACTGCTGCCAGGAGAGAGTTCTgcagatgaataaataaaaaatataataataggGGTGAAAGAGACAGTGCTTTCACTAAGCTGAAATATTTCCCTTCactaaatgaaattcaatttcagagTCTAACAAATAGAGTattgaataatattatatgAGCTTAAAAGTTTTCGTATTgagtttaaataatcaaatccaTTGGTTGAAATTTTCGTCACTTTGCATTtacacaaaatcaaatttaattcttactTTTCTTCCTGGCGACCGCTTTTTCATCAACAGCGCCAGGGGCGAGCAGGTCAGGCGGCTCCATGGGGTTGCTCAGATACACGTCGTCGATTTGCGCAGGACTACCCCAGCACTGTCCAAACGCCGAGCCGTGTCCCGTGTGGATGAACGAGTTCTTCAGCGGCCTGCTGATGTCCTCCACGTTTTTCTTGCGCAGGGGATTCGCCAGCGACCTGGGGAAGTGGCCGATGTCGAAGGTGCGCAGGTTCTGGCCCTTCCACCAGTGGCACTCGGGCCGGCCGTCAATAATCACGATCGAGTCCCCAGGCGAAAGAGACAGCTTCCCTTCCTCCTCAAACGCAACCGCCGCCTTCATCACGTCTGGACACGTCCGCAGCGAGTACTCGTACATCTCCCTGAGGGTTGAAGTGACTTTGAGATTTGCTTATCacgcaggaaaaattaaaaattgaagctgcTATCAAATTTGACTGATATCTGGGTGAATTTAATCGAATATCATTTCACCATCACTATTTCGCGTTTTCCAGCTTTCACGGCAAacatattaattcaaaatgttgaACTTTTAACTAGAAAAAAGTTAATCATGGGAAAGTTGTTGATCATAGCCCATAGAACAGTTAGCAcactaattttatatttatccctacaaaaaaagaaaaaaaataaagtaactGTAATCCAAATAAAATGACCTTTCAGGAGATTTACGACCTTATAGCTCTTGTAAAATACGCAATTCTTGGAGTTTtgttctgaaattttcaggtctGAATAAAGTCTAATGTCTACTGGGGAAACTGCtccaataattttcttaagaCCTTTGTCAAAAGATGTTCTTTCTAATTTAGTTCAAGTCgtgtatatttataataaccTTATTTACCgattttaccaaattaattttaaaattaaaataagaatattagtttgataaaaattgaaactgacTTGAAGGTAGGCCTGTCGGCGGGCAGTTTGGCCCAGCACTGCAGCATCTTGGCGTAGAGGTCATCAGAGCAGGCGTCGGGCTGTGCTAGGCGTTCACCGTCCTTCTCGATCTTGCGCAGGATCTGCGTGCCGTTGAGGCCCATCCAGGGGTCCTCGCCAAAAGTGAACATCTCCCAGACGGTGACGCCGAACATCCACATGTCGGACGCGTGGCTGAAGTGGCGGCTGCGCAAGCTCTCAGGGGCGCACCAGGGAAATGGCACCTTCTTGCGTTCTGTCATGATGTAGCAGTCCTCCTGCTGCGGCAGCGCTCGCATCAATCCAAAATCACCGATTTTAACGCGTGTAGGTGACGCCAGCAGGATATTACGACAAGCCAGGTCGCGGTGGATGAACCGCTTCGACTCCAGGTACGCCATTCCGGTCGCGATCTGCAGCGTGTAGTCATGCAAGCCTGCAACAGTTTCTAGTTTCAAATTGCATCGAACCACAAAAAAACTCTAGGTGTTTTCTGTTATGCCATCAAACAGGTGAAAAGCTTTATTATTGCTGTTTCCAGTTTCCATGCCCCTTGCAATtccgtaattttaaaattattcagtgaCAAACActaaagtggaattttttcattgagcTTTCATCATGCAGGAATTCCTTGCACTTGATAGCGTCTCTTATACAAAGTAAATGTCCTTAAGCAATTTGTGTTTTACTTCTTACGTGAGGAAATTCTATTATGTATCCGTCACGTTATCCTTTTGCTGGGAAACCCCATTGATACCACAATTTCattacgaaattaaaaaaattatctcaaggtaaataaaaaatataaatccaaccacattaaattaaaaacacgtatttatcattgattatttaagttggcaatttaaatcaataaaatcaataaaacgaTTAAACATTCATAGAcattgaaacaaacaaaacgtaattacaaattaaagcaAACGATTAGAATAACTTGAAAATCACTATTATCTGAATAAAAGTGCTCATCCTCATAACTCAGCTGAatgactgaaaaattaattggcgaatttaattaaagcgatTTAATTACTTGTGATGGGCGTGTGTTGGCACTGCTTTCGAAGGTAGTCAAGCAGGCAGCCGAGCGGTGCCAGCTCCGTGACCATCATCTGCGGGTTGGACAGTACAATGCCGAAGAGGCGGATGATATTGGGGTGGTCCAGCTGGTGCATTGACTGCACCTCCTTGATGAAGTCGTCCAGTGCGCCTGGCTGGCTCAGAGCGTCTGCCTTCAGCACCTTAACGGCCACGTGAACCAGCCGCTCATCTGGCGTGCTCCACTCGCCCTGACACACCACGCCAAATGAGCCGTCACCCAGCTTTGCGCCCAGAGCCACATCCTGGATAAAAAAGATGATTAAGTGTTAGAAAAAATTGGATGCTAGCTAAATGtcacgtttttaaaaaaaggacaaCATGTTTTTCTAAACATGAAATAGAATTTATTCTATCTTTCAAATTGGATTTGTATTTTGTTGGTTTCTATTTTGAGTCTTAGCAGCGCAAGTTTGCAATAAAACAGATTTCAAACCAAATCAGGGTATGCAGTTCcgtattttttctaatcataaaaaatccgaatttatgattttgaagttaaaaaaatcctgaaaattatACAACTATAAAAGTTTGAGGGCTCcatgaatatatattaaaagaccaagaaattgatttcaacAAAATCGTTATAGTAAAATCTAAGCTTCTTTAGCTTCTTAAAACGGTGAATAAAAAGCCTAAGTAAGTGACATAAAGACTAACAGCAAAATAACTTAAAAGCTATGAGAATGATATACAAACGCAATcctaaaatttacaacaacTCAAACTGTGAGAAAATTACAGCTAGAAAGTCTAACAGCCCTTATGGagggtttttcaaattaattaaatatttataacacatattttttagtgatattatttatactACTCAGATATTATTTATACTACTAATATCAATACTATCCAATGCCTAACTTGTCTTGTTTCTTTGatttaacaaaagaaattcCGTTATTAtgttcaaagttaaaaaacaacGTTCACCATCCCTAGACTTAATTTTCTGTAAttatttctgtaaaataattattatcataattGTCTCGCACCTTCTCTTGGATGAGGCAGGTCGTGCTGACAGGTACATGCTCCGAATTGGATTTCTTGAGAGTTCCGTTGGCTTTTCCGTTAGTCGGGATCAAGCGATTCAGTATGTTCTTCTTCCTAATTTGgctctttttcttcttgaCCTGCTCCAGGAGGCGCCTGACGCTGGGTTTGCTCATGCCGACCTTCTCCAGGTCCTCCACTTGCACGTAATCAAAGTGATCGATGCGGGtaatctgcaaatttaattttgagaataaaAACTGACGAACCAACTGAGCACCCACCTGAAGGTCGTCTTTGATTCTGGCATAAAACTGCTCAAGCTGGACGTCCCGCAGAACAGTCATTAGCCAGTGGGTGCCTTCTTCCTCGCCGGCCATTGTCTCGCTGATTGGGTTCAATTGCGTTAAGTGGTCAACGGTCAACGACGAGACACGAGAAGTGTTGTGATTCTATTGCTTCTGCGAAATGTCAATCGCACCAGTCCGCGGCCTCGCATCGGACACAGCGGCCGACGACAGTCCTGAAAAGCAGCCGTCCTCGGTGCGAGTCGGCGACGGGCGTGCTTTGGCCCTCAATAAGGCCAAAAAGTCGGCGTGTCACTGCAAACAGGGCACAGTCTGCGACGGGGTGACGAACAACAACATTTCAAACGTCGCCATGTTCATTCACCCATTCATTCGCACTCGCAGCGGTTTTAGTGCTGCGAACGCGAACGGAATTATCTGGTTTGATTGTGATTCGTGCGAAGAGACTTTGTACCTTCTTCCCCCCGCCACCAGAGGATAGCTTCATACTTCCAGCTAATCAGAGTCTTCAATTTTGTTCATTGCTgacctctgattggctgacgggATCTGCTTTACAGATTGAGAATGAGTTTACAATCAAGCTTTTCAAGAGTCAATGTTAGTTCCTCCCTCCCTCTGCTCACAATCGCGCGGGACAGGGACACCTGCCGCGggactaaaaaaataattgtgtcttttaCATAATACGGCAGAGTATAAAGATAGCTCCTTGTCAAGTAGTATCACCGAGTTAGATAATGAGATAAAACGATTTCTTTACTTTTACTGTGCTCTGCTCAGGGTTGTAACGTGAAACGacgataaattaaaagataatttttataatttaatttatttagggatcgtttcatgaaaaatgtgtGGTAtactgtcaaaatattttttgatattgatTTACAGGGGatttgaactaaatttttataaacttaatttgaccgtaatgaaatttttggagcgAAGACTAAACCAGCAGTAAAATTTCCAGGCGTTAAATATTAggcctctttaatttttcgaatttttcttttcaacattaacattttttgaagTAAGAATATAAATGCAAACatagttataaaatttattgatttcttttcTTCCAGACCGACTTTAATATTTCCGCAACTCGTATAATgttttcttataatttaatttattaaa
This window encodes:
- the Ack gene encoding activated Cdc42 kinase Ack isoform X1 — encoded protein: MAGEEEGTHWLMTVLRDVQLEQFYARIKDDLQITRIDHFDYVQVEDLEKVGMSKPSVRRLLEQVKKKKSQIRKKNILNRLIPTNGKANGTLKKSNSEHVPVSTTCLIQEKDVALGAKLGDGSFGVVCQGEWSTPDERLVHVAVKVLKADALSQPGALDDFIKEVQSMHQLDHPNIIRLFGIVLSNPQMMVTELAPLGCLLDYLRKQCQHTPITSLHDYTLQIATGMAYLESKRFIHRDLACRNILLASPTRVKIGDFGLMRALPQQEDCYIMTERKKVPFPWCAPESLRSRHFSHASDMWMFGVTVWEMFTFGEDPWMGLNGTQILRKIEKDGERLAQPDACSDDLYAKMLQCWAKLPADRPTFKEMYEYSLRTCPDVMKAAVAFEEEGKLSLSPGDSIVIIDGRPECHWWKGQNLRTFDIGHFPRSLANPLRKKNVEDISRPLKNSFIHTGHGSAFGQCWGSPAQIDDVYLSNPMEPPDLLAPGAVDEKAVARKKKLSPGSSFKAQKAQKQQYGYHKFQNESFNDATSSADAVRSPTKAQQTPNKGPNQRSDAVLIDLSEDLRPPPPVPQVHSSVPLNSLPDIMDLPLDVPNNGEFFEDDVDAGGRSYANLEPVNGASSIALSEGQRSSSPDPFDTSHVRSERYYSSVSSEPRSADAIYSNEWQHFSSPSSPDTDLAADFQNLTFPKTSQFLATLQKDLGKQEALANLDLRGQTANNSSIPKLRPPQSAARVAGHVMNSWEKSVNKTAGGDQASGFAADDEDWANTASVRPIRHSFSSEFNAPPLKPDAEHQCVQVSGSASKVALVLQQVGGGAEDEGVAALRVANGDIMAAVKHIKLERLTRLGLAPKIHCEEALRRTAWNMEAAASSLLEGNWSK
- the Ack gene encoding activated Cdc42 kinase Ack isoform X2, whose amino-acid sequence is MAGEEEGTHWLMTVLRDVQLEQFYARIKDDLQITRIDHFDYVQVEDLEKVGMSKPSVRRLLEQVKKKKSQIRKKNILNRLIPTNGKANGTLKKSNSEHVPVSTTCLIQEKDVALGAKLGDGSFGVVCQGEWSTPDERLVHVAVKVLKADALSQPGALDDFIKEVQSMHQLDHPNIIRLFGIVLSNPQMMVTELAPLGCLLDYLRKQCQHTPITSLHDYTLQIATGMAYLESKRFIHRDLACRNILLASPTRVKIGDFGLMRALPQQEDCYIMTERKKVPFPWCAPESLRSRHFSHASDMWMFGVTVWEMFTFGEDPWMGLNGTQILRKIEKDGERLAQPDACSDDLYAKMLQCWAKLPADRPTFKEMYEYSLRTCPDVMKAAVAFEEEGKLSLSPGDSIVIIDGRPECHWWKGQNLRTFDIGHFPRSLANPLRKKNVEDISRPLKNSFIHTGHGSAFGQCWGSPAQIDDVYLSNPMEPPDLLAPGAVDEKAVARKKKLSPGSSFKAQKAQKQQYGYHKFQNESFNDATSSADAVRSPTKAQQTPNKGPNQRSDAVLIDLSEDLRPPPPVPQVHSSVPLNSLPDIMDLPLDVPNNGEFFEDDVDAGGRSYANLEPVNGASSIALSEGQRSSSPDPFDTSHVRSERYYSSVSSEPRSADAIYSNEWQHFSSPSSPDTDLAADFQNLTFPKTSQFLATLQKDLGKQEALANLDLRGQTANNSSIPKLRPPQSAARVAGHVMNSWEKSVNKTAGGDQASGFAADDEDWANTASVRPIRHSFSSEFNAPPLKPDAEHQVSGSASKVALVLQQVGGGAEDEGVAALRVANGDIMAAVKHIKLERLTRLGLAPKIHCEEALRRTAWNMEAAASSLLEGNWSK